Proteins from one Bombus pascuorum chromosome 15, iyBomPasc1.1, whole genome shotgun sequence genomic window:
- the LOC132914825 gene encoding DNA replication ATP-dependent helicase/nuclease DNA2 isoform X2, translating to MKKVNQSAKSYSNNGTKLSQKKISVYFTKGINDSSTMNSSIEINAVNCETPRKRKISQDTDSTRVKIAKCDTISDPCSIQSIHQTPRKQRLAIGNKDNDMAINETISQDIFVTEYDCKENIGTNEYMSTTYKSNKKQIMEKETLLQEIQSDNHLIKENKTDHMKQSVFSDRKHEEIHSEIESFFTDDFKDCFEEEWCSNSSQINFNSLQRCKIIDVQREYNSILLTVNQEDCETSDITVRCSDFWKDAKVQKDDIVVIQARKENNHWIIDNSSGFLIVQPDALISGTTVSGALFCKRKAVLSEKFRKMESLPPFMGDSTPLVIGSLVHELLQTAIRKNISEVNDITKLMNSILQTRDTCNLLYASKISLETCRQQICPYVPKIREFIQHYLKDKTQQGISNIKNNFKGRIAQIRDIEENIWLPKLGLKGKIDISAEVKVNCKQKIMPLEIKTGKPSFSLEHRAQVILYIMMMNLTGQDTDTGLLLYLRENNIQEINSGHPEKRDLILLRNSLASYFVPKSSEKLANLTSQSDLQMLDLPEPINHHNACSKCTYNTLCCMYLSKDSSIQLSETNPLVELGKKILDKYKPSHIDYVLHWISLLQMEESSQSSDNVTRYLWTLSPEKREAKKTCICNLKVIGKVTDCDTKYRHTFVRSNLDTQFSNINIPYMEFSDNEYVLVSTNTRINLSAGFIAQRKEDSITLILERDITKYNINEFFHIDKYSSSSLFSGNLANVGGLMSDSEICEKLRHIVIDKKPACFEKGLPYPIIKASARILQNLNKIQQRAVLMAISAKEYLLIKGMPGTGKTQTLVALVEVLYKLGHSVLITSHTNSAVDNILLKLLHKNIDFLRLGSSTHPSLRDKSEAYATANCNTPSSLEAVYSSKNIIGVTCYGAHHALLGRRTFDVCIVDESTQVLQPTVLRPLYSAKKFILVGDPDQLPPIIKNKLARKLGADESLFARLDSENNTIKLTKQYRMNKSIMYLANKLTYNDMLEAGDTSIENATFVTASKEVLTKEEEWIQKALSSDISDSVILLNTGCTNKLKENYNLSEKGYLDSDEVNSNIWEAVIVSKLVKTFLKVNAKLENIGVIAPFRAHVNLLKKVVAEDIEINTVDQYQGRDKEIIIYSCAKSITNFSDIREDLEILGDHRRLTVAITRAKHKLIVIADKRTISQYSAFKKLFYLIENKNIIDLDNSYNGFSWKNLLRIL from the exons atgaaaaaagtaaatCAGTCTGCTAag aGCTACTCAAATAATGGCACAAAACTTTCtcagaagaaaatatcagTTTATTTTACCAAAGGTATAAATGATAGCAGTACAATGAATAGTTCAATTGAAATCAATGCTGTAAATTGTGAAACaccaagaaagagaaagatttcACAAGATACAGATTCAACACGagttaaaattgcaaaatgtgATACTATTTCAGATCCATGTAGCATACAAAGCATACATCAAACTCCAAGAAAACAAAGACTTGCAATTGGAAATAAAGACAATGACATGGCTATAAATGAAACTATATCTCAAGACATTTTTGTAACAGAATATGATTGCAAGGAAAATATAGGTACCAATGAATATATGAGCACAACATATAAATCAAACAAAAAGCAAATAATGGAAAAGGAAACACTGTTGCAAGAGATTCAGTCTGATAACCATCTGATAAAAGAGAACAAAACAGATCATATGAAACAATCTGTGTTTAGTGATAGAAAGCATGAAGAAATTCATTCAGAAATAGAGTCATTTTTTACAGATGATTTTAAAGATTGTTTCGAGGAAGAATGGTGTTCAAATAGTAgccaaattaattttaattccttacagagatgtaaaattattgatGTACAAAGAGAGTACAATAGCATATTGTTAACTGTGAACCAAGAAGACTGTGAAACATCTGATATAACCGTTAGATGTTCAGATTTCTG gaAGGATGCAAAAGTACAAAAAGATGACATTGTTGTTATTCAAGCTAGAAAAGAGAACAACCACTGGATTATAGATAACAGTAGTGGCTTTCTTATTGTTCAACCAGATGCATTAATATCTGGGACAACAGTATCTGGTGcattattttgcaaaagaaaggCAGTTTTAAGTGAAAAGTTTAGAAAGATGGAGAGTCTGCCTCCTTTCATGGGAGATTCCACACCATTGGTTATTGGAAGTTTAGTGCATGAATTATTGCAAACC GCAATAAGAAAAAACATTAGTGAAGTAAACGATATTACAAAGTTAATGAACAGCATATTGCAGACCAGAGACACATGCAATTTACTTTATGCATCTAAGATATCTTTGGAGACCTGTAGACAGCAAATATGTCCATATGTCCCAAAAATACGAGAATTTATCCAACATTATTTGAaag ataaaacGCAGCAAGGTATAAGTAATATAAAGAATAACTTCAAAGGTAGAATCGCTCAAATTCGGGACATAGAAGAGAATATTTGGCTGCCTAAATTAGGTTTAAAAGGAAAGATAGATATTAGTGCAGAAGTTAAAGTAAATtgcaaacaaaaaattatgcCGCTTGAAATTAAGACAGGGAAGCCTTCATTTTCTTTGGAGCACAGAGCGCAAGTTATTCTTTACATCATGATGATGAATCTTACAGGTCAAGACACGGATACAGGTCTTTTACTTTATCTTAG GGAGAATAATATACAAGAGATTAATAGTGGTCATCCTGAAAAACGAGACTTGATACTATTAAGGAACTCCTTAGCTAGTTATTTTGTTCCCAAATCGAGTGAGAAATTAGCGAATCTAACTTCTCAATCAGATTTGCAAATGTTGGATTTACCAGAACCAATTAATCATCATAATGCCTGTTCAAAGTGTACTTACAATACATTATGCTGTATGTACTTGAGCAAAGATTCAAGTATACAGTTATCTGAGACAAACCCATTAGTGGAGTTAGGAAAAAAAATCTTGGATAAATACAAACCTAGTCATATTGATTATGTGTTGCATTGGATTTCTTTATTACAGATGGAAGAAAGTTCACAGTCGAGCGATAATGTAACGAGATATCTATGGACATTAAGTCcagaaaaaag GGAAGCAAAGAAAACTTGTATATGTAATTTGAAAGTGATAGGAAAAGTTACTGATTGCGATACAAAATACAGACATACTTTTGTTCGCTCAAATTTAGACACACAATtctcaaatattaatattccatATATGGAATTTTCAGATAACGAATATGTTTTAGTCAGCACAAATACAAGGATAAATTTATCTGCAGGATTTATAGCACAAAGGAAAGAAGATTCTATTACGTTAATATTAGAAAG agATATCACcaagtataatataaacgaATTTTTCCACATAGATAAGTACTCGTCTTCCAGCTTATTTTCCGGCAATCTTGCGAACGTAGGAGGTTTAATGAGTGACAGTGAAATTTGCGAAAAATTACGACATATTGTGATAGACAA GAAACCAGCGTGTTTTGAAAAAGGTTTACCATATCCGATCATAAAGGCAAGTGCAAggatattacaaaatttaaataaaattcagcaAAGAGCAGTTTTAATGGCAATATCCGCGaaagaatatcttttaattaaggGAATGCCAGGTACAGGAAAAACGCAGACACTAGTTGCTCTAGTAGAAGTCCTGTATAAACTAGGGCATTCTGTGTTAATTACTTCACATACAAACAGTGCTGTagacaatattttattgaaactgTTACACAAGAATATTGACTTCCTGAGATTGGGATCATCGACCCATCCGTCTTTAAGAGATAAAAGTGAAGCGTACGCTACAGCAAATTGTAATACACCGAGTAGCTTAGAGGCGGTGTATTCTAGTAAA aaTATTATCGGCGTAACTTGTTACGGAGCCCATCATGCACTTCTTGGAAGACGTACGTTTGACGTATGTATCGTGGACGAAAGCACGCAGGTGTTGCAACCAACTGTATTACGTCCTTTATACAGtgcaaagaaatttattcttgTAGGAGATCCTGACCAATTGCCCCCAATTATTAAGAACAAGTTAGCCAG AAAACTTGGTGCAGATGAATCCTTATTTGCTCGGTTGGATAGCGAAAATAATACTATTAAGCTAACAAAACAATATAGAatgaataaaagtataatgTACTTGGCAAATAAGCTTACATATAATGACATGTTAGAAGCAGGTGATACTTCCATAGAGAATGCTACGTTTGTTACAGCATCCAAAGaa GTTTtaacaaaagaagaagaatggaTACAGAAGGCATTATCATCTGACATAAGTGACTCTGTAATCCTATTAAACACGGGATGTaccaataaattaaaagaaaactaTAATTTAAGTGAAAAAGGATATCTAGATAGCGACGAAGTGAACTCAAACATTTGGGAAGCTGTTATAGTGTCTAAACTagtgaaaacatttttaaag GTGAATGCGAAACTTGAAAATATTGGCGTTATTGCGCCATTTAGAGCGcatgttaatttattaaaaaaagttgTTGCAGAAGATATAGAGATAAATACTGTTGATCAATATCAAGGACGCGATAAAGAGATCATAATTTATTCATGCGCTAAAAGTATAACTAACTTTAGTGATATAAGAGAG gATTTAGAAATACTAGGGGATCACCGGCGATTAACTGTGGCTATAACTAGAGCAAAGCATAAGTTAATTGTCATTGCAGATAAAAGAACTATATCTCAATATTCGgcctttaaaaaattattttatctaattgaaaataaaaatataatagatttagATAATAGCTATAATGGGTTTAGCTGGAAAAATCTTCTacgtattttgtaa